The Setaria italica strain Yugu1 chromosome IX, Setaria_italica_v2.0, whole genome shotgun sequence genome has a window encoding:
- the LOC101754742 gene encoding protein ROOT PRIMORDIUM DEFECTIVE 1 translates to MPSPLRVPARLLHARCKTTAAQHVAARHLDHTFERLAAAHLPLVAASPLVDALRASPEPLALPDLARRLPLRLHRRGPLHFLRLFPRVFHLRAPLPLSLSLTPAAADLLAVASSPADAARTLHRLLAMSGSRALPLRAVFRVWRELSLPDDFEESVIAGHPHLFRLAPNPAEPNTHILHLVADSAAEDFTPVVDKTRSDRYAFKLQFPPGFRLTKEYRKKVKEWQQLPYAGPYEAVSPRAGGSKRVSKLARRKMEKRAVGIAHEFLSLTVEKMVEVEKFSQFRKWFGIEVNVRDVFLDHPGIFYLSAKGKRHTVFLREAYDRGKLVEPNEVSEARAKLVELMLLRRRGLGNANSSANMASGAASDAKESGDDFVEHEDCLLDVPET, encoded by the coding sequence ATGCCTTCGCCGCTGCGGGTGCCGGCGCGGCTGCTGCACGCGCGGTGCAAGACCACCGCGGCGCAGCACGTGGCGGCGCGGCACCTGGACCACACCTTCGAGCGCCTCGCGGCGGCGCACCTCCCGCTCGTCGCGGCGTCGCCGCTGGTCGACGCGCTGCGGGCCTCCCCCGAGCCGCTCGCGTTGCCAGacctcgcgcgccgcctcccgctccgcctccaccgccgcggcccgctccacttcctccgcctcttcccGCGCGTGTTCCACCTCCGCGCCCCGCTCCCGCTCTCCCTCTCGCTGACCCCGGCCGCCGCggacctcctcgccgtcgccagcTCACCCGCCGACGCGGCGCGGacgctccaccgcctcctcgcgATGTCGGGCTCCCGCGCACTCCCCCTCCGCGCCGTCTTCCGCGTCTGGCGCGAGCTCTCCCTCCCCGACGATTTCGAGGAATCCGTCATCGCGGGGCACCCGCACCTCTTTCGCCTCGCCCCCAACCCCGCCGAGCCCAACACCCACATTCTCCACCTCGTTGCCGATTCGGCGGCCGAGGACTTCACCCCGGTGGTGGATAAGACACGGTCAGACAGGTACGCGTTCAAGCTGCAGTTCCCGCCGGGGTTCAGGCTCACCAAGGAGTACCGCAAGAAGGTGAAGGAGTGGCAGCAGCTTCCATACGCCGGCCCGTATGAGGCCGTCAGTCCGAGGGCTGGAGGGAGCAAGAGAGTGTCGAAGCTTGCGAGGAGGAAGATGGAGAAGAGGGCAGTTGGGATCGCTCACGAGTTCCTGAGCCTGACAGTAGAGaagatggtggaggtggagaaGTTCAGCCAGTTCAGGAAGTGGTTTGGGATCGAGGTCAATGTCCGGGACGTGTTCTTGGATCACCCCGGAATATTCTACCTCTCGGCGAAGGGAAAGCGGCACACAGTGTTCTTGAGGGAGGCGTATGATCGTGGGAAGCTTGTTGAGCCGAATGAAGTATCTGAGGCAAGGGCCAAGCTCGTTGAGCTCATGCTCCTGCGCCGACGAGGACTTGGGAACGCCAATTCAAGTGCCAACATGGCTTCAGGTGCCGCTTCTGATGCCAAAGAGAGTGGTGATGATTTTGTTGAGCATGAGGATTGCTTGTTGGATGTACCGGAGACATAA
- the LOC101773904 gene encoding uncharacterized protein LOC101773904, whose protein sequence is MHLTLSPARTTRKAPAAAAAAAHARSASEPCHPALARLDGTVRALRAWSCCCGGAVGSSSSSPAYGLALLEAVLAALGDLLATPRTAAALHDADDRVLDGFLALADAYGTFGAALLAARQGVADARAGARRGDGAAVAASARAHRRTEKELRRLAAAMRHASRSGRAAVAPTPSSADAAGAEVVGVVTEATVAAAEASAAIFSRCAAMSPDVPAMAHSHRWLARLGVAPAASSKVAPETAPAALERLEELEECIAGLESGSEKVFRRLLQARVLLLNIHNPL, encoded by the coding sequence ATGCACTTGACGCTCAGCCccgcgaggacgacgaggaaggcgccggcagcggcggccgctgcGGCGCACGCGCGGTCCGCGAGCGAGCCGTGCCACCCAGCGCTCGCGCGCCTCGACGGCACCGTGCGCGCGCTCAGGGCGTGgtcctgctgctgcggcggagccgtgggcagctcctcctcctcacccgcCTACGGTCTCGCGCTCCTGGAggccgtcctcgccgcgctgGGCGACCTGCTCGCGACGCCGcgcaccgcggcggcgctccACGACGCCGACGACCGGGTCCTCGACGGCTTCCTCGCGCTCGCGGACGCGTACGGCACGTTCGGCGCCGCGCTGCTCGCGGCGAGGCAGGGCGTGGCGGACGCGcgggccggcgcccggcgcggggacggcgcggcggtggccgcgtCGGCGCGCGCGCACAGGAGGACCGAGAAGGAgctgcgccgcctcgccgccgcgatgAGGCACGCCTCGAGGTCGgggcgcgcggcggtggcgcccacGCCCAGCTCGGCGGACGCAGCGGGCGCTGAGGTGGTCGGCGTGGTGACGGAGGCGAccgtggccgcggcggaggcgtcggCGGCCATCTTCTCGCGGTGCGCGGCCATGTCGCCGGACGTGCCCGCCATGGCACACTCGCACAGGTGGCTAGCGAGGCTCGGTGTCGCGCCGGCGGCCAGCAGCAAAGTAGCGCCGGAAACGGCGCCAGCGGCATTGGAGAGGCTAGAGGAGCTAGAGGAGTGCATTGCCGGGCTGGAGAGCGGGAGCGAGAAGGTGTTCAGGAGGCTGCTGCAGGCTAGAGTTCTACTCCTCAACATCCATAATCCCTTGTAA
- the LOC101774977 gene encoding G-type lectin S-receptor-like serine/threonine-protein kinase B120 isoform X2 has product MAMGFLPIHRIISLVFCSASLFTSGATENRLLPSKPLTVGSTLVSDDGTFALGFFSPSNSTRNRYYVGIWYNSIPKDNIVWVANRATPITDPSSATLALTGGSNLVLSNTDGQLLWMANVSAPGNLSSSENISGEATLDNTGNFILRTSEGAVLWQSFDYPTDTLLPGMNLRVTHNRHALQWLISWKDPQDPSSSSFSYGADPDQFLQRIIWNGSRPYRRSPVWRNYLVVGSYMESVKSTIYMTISRIEDEIYISFGIPGVSSTVKIKMDYSGKIKIQVWNSSMLEWNVLQAEPVHDCNTYGYCGAFGYCDNTELIPTCKCFDGFEPLSKKDGGDGRFWEGCRRKETIICGRENRFLTLTDMKIPDKFVYVKNRSFDECSAECTSNCSCTAYAYANMGTTAINGDDTRCLLWMGDLIDTEKSVEIGENLYIRVNRLSDKRRSNILKITLPVVSSLLILICMWLVWIYNCQAKQRNKKIWKKMISEALSTSDELVDGKFPFISFREIVLATNNFSSSNMLGHGGFGNVYKGTLECGKPIAVKRLSKGSGQGILEFRNEAILIAKLQHRNLVKFLGFCIHGDEKILIYEYLPNKSLDAFLFNSTRKPLLHWSIRFNIIIGIARGLLYLHQDSRLKIIHRDLKANNILLDDEMSPKISDFGMARIFDGTQQQGNTNRVVGTYGYMSPEYALEGVFSVKSDVYGFGVLVLEIVSGSKITSMHITEDFPNLIAYAWSLWKDGNTKDFVDSSIVETCSLDETSRCIHIGLLCVQDNPNARPLTSSIVSNLENGDTSLPHPKQPIYFAERNYGTHEAAEEAISEL; this is encoded by the exons ATGGCAATGGGCTTCCTTCCCATCCACAGAATCATCTCACTGGTTTTCTGTTCAGCCAGCTTGTTCACGTCCGGTGCAACAGAAAATCGCCTTCTTCCCAGCAAGCCTCTTACTGTCGGAAGCACACTCGTCTCTGATGATGGCACTTTTGCCCTGGGCTTCTTCTCCCCGTCCAACTCAACCAGAAACCGCTACTATGTTGGCATATGGTACAACAGCATCCCCAAGGACAACATCGTGTGGGTTGCCAATCGTGCTACGCCGATCACCGATCCTTCGTCTGCGACACTTGCCCTGACAGGCGGATCCAACCTTGTTCTGTCCAATACTGACGGCCAGCTGCTTTGGATGGCAAACGTCAGTGCTCCAGGAAACTTGTCATCGTCAGAGAACATAAGTGGAGAAGCCACGCTTGACAACACTGGAAATTTTATCCTTCGGACATCAGAGGGTGCCGTCCTATGGCAAAGCTTTGATTACCCAACCGACACTCTTCTCCCTGGCATGAACCTTAGAGTAACCCACAATAGACATGCACTACAATGGCTGATTTCTTGGAAGGACCCCCAGGATCCATCCTCCAGTAGCTTCTCCTACGGCGCAGATCCTGATCAGTTTCTGCAGCGCATCATCTGGAACGGCTCAAGGCCATACCGGCGAAGTCCGGTATGGAGGAACTACTTGGTAGTTGGGTCATATATGGAGAGTGTCAAGTCCACTATCTACATGACAATAAGCCGAATTGAGGATGAGATCTATATCTCCTTTGGCATTCCAGGTGTCTCCTCAACTGTAAAGATCAAAATGGACTACTCAGGGAAGATAAAGATCCAAGTCTGGAACAGCAGCATGTTGGAGTGGAATGTCCTGCAGGCAGAGCCTGTCCATGACTGCAATACATATGGATACTGTGGCGCATTTGGTTACTGTGATAACACAGAGCTTATTCCTACATGCAAGTGTTTCGATGGTTTCGAGCCACTAAGCAAGAAAGACGGGGGTGATGGTAGGTTTTGGGAAGGATGCCGCCGCAAGGAGACAATAATATGTGGTCGAGAAAATAGGTTCTTAACCTTGACGGACATGAAAATTCCGGACAAATTCGTGTATGTCAAGAATAGAAGTTTTGACGAATGCTCAGCAGAATGCACTAGCAACTGCTCCTGCACAGCATATGCTTATGCCAATATGGGCACCACGGCTATCAATGGGGATGACACAAGATGCCTATTATGGATGGGAGATTTGATCGACACAGAGAAAAGCGTTGAAATTGGAGAAAATCTATACATTCGAGTTAACAGATTAAGtg ATAAAAGGAGGAGTAATATACTGAAAATTACTCTGCCAGTTGTATCAAGTTTGCTCATACTCATATGCATGTGGCTTGTTTGGATCTACAACTGCCAAG CCAAACAAAGGAACAAGAAAATCTGGAAGAAGATGATATCTGAAGCTTTGAGCACTTCTGATGAACTTGTGGATGGAAAGTTTCCCTTTATTAGCTTCCGAGAAATTGTACTAGCAACAAACAATTTTTCTAGCTCCAACATGCTTGGGCATGGAGGTTTCGGCAATGTTTATAAG GGAACATTAGAGTGTGGTAAACCAATTGCTGTGAAAAGGCTTAGTAAGGGTTCTGGCCAGGGGATATTGGAGTTCAGAAATGAAGCAATTCTCATTGCAAAGTTGCAACACAGAAACCTAGTTAAATTTCTTGGTTTCTGCATACATGGAGATGAGAAAATATTAATATATGAATACTTGCCAAACAAAAGTTTGGATGCCTTCCTTTTTA ATTCCACAAGGAAACCATTACTTCATTGGTCAATAAGATTTAATATAATCATAGGGATAGCTAGAGGACTTCTTTATCttcatcaagattcaagactgAAGATAATCCACAGGGATCTCAAAGCAAACAACATATTATTGGATGATGAAATGAGCCCCAAGATATCTGATTTTGGTATGGCAAGAATATTTGATGGTACCCAGCAACAAGGAAACACCAACCGTGTTGTCGGCACATA TGGTTACATGTCGCCTGAATATGCTTTGGAAGGTGTGTTTTCTGTCAAGTCTGATGTGTATGGATTTGGAGTTTTAGTTCTAGAGATTGTGAGTGGATCAAAGATCACCTCTATGCACATAACAGAAGATTTCCCCAACCTTATAGCCTAC GCATGGAGCTTATGGAAGGATGGGAACACAAAAGATTTTGTTGACTCATCAATTGTGGAGACCTGTTCGCTTGATGAGACTTCGCGGTGTATCCATATAGGGCTCTTGTGTGTTCAGGACAACCCAAATGCTCGGCCACTCACGTCATCAATTGTGTCAAATCTGGAGAATGGAGATACATCACTTCCACATCCAAAGCAGCCAATATACTTTGCAGAAAGGAACTATGGAACTCATGAGGCAGCAGAAGAAGCTATT TCTGAGTTATGA
- the LOC101774977 gene encoding G-type lectin S-receptor-like serine/threonine-protein kinase B120 isoform X1 produces the protein MAMGFLPIHRIISLVFCSASLFTSGATENRLLPSKPLTVGSTLVSDDGTFALGFFSPSNSTRNRYYVGIWYNSIPKDNIVWVANRATPITDPSSATLALTGGSNLVLSNTDGQLLWMANVSAPGNLSSSENISGEATLDNTGNFILRTSEGAVLWQSFDYPTDTLLPGMNLRVTHNRHALQWLISWKDPQDPSSSSFSYGADPDQFLQRIIWNGSRPYRRSPVWRNYLVVGSYMESVKSTIYMTISRIEDEIYISFGIPGVSSTVKIKMDYSGKIKIQVWNSSMLEWNVLQAEPVHDCNTYGYCGAFGYCDNTELIPTCKCFDGFEPLSKKDGGDGRFWEGCRRKETIICGRENRFLTLTDMKIPDKFVYVKNRSFDECSAECTSNCSCTAYAYANMGTTAINGDDTRCLLWMGDLIDTEKSVEIGENLYIRVNRLSDKRRSNILKITLPVVSSLLILICMWLVWIYNCQAKQRNKKIWKKMISEALSTSDELVDGKFPFISFREIVLATNNFSSSNMLGHGGFGNVYKGTLECGKPIAVKRLSKGSGQGILEFRNEAILIAKLQHRNLVKFLGFCIHGDEKILIYEYLPNKSLDAFLFNSTRKPLLHWSIRFNIIIGIARGLLYLHQDSRLKIIHRDLKANNILLDDEMSPKISDFGMARIFDGTQQQGNTNRVVGTYGYMSPEYALEGVFSVKSDVYGFGVLVLEIVSGSKITSMHITEDFPNLIAYAWSLWKDGNTKDFVDSSIVETCSLDETSRCIHIGLLCVQDNPNARPLTSSIVSNLENGDTSLPHPKQPIYFAERNYGTHEAAEEAIVSSANTMSITALEGR, from the exons ATGGCAATGGGCTTCCTTCCCATCCACAGAATCATCTCACTGGTTTTCTGTTCAGCCAGCTTGTTCACGTCCGGTGCAACAGAAAATCGCCTTCTTCCCAGCAAGCCTCTTACTGTCGGAAGCACACTCGTCTCTGATGATGGCACTTTTGCCCTGGGCTTCTTCTCCCCGTCCAACTCAACCAGAAACCGCTACTATGTTGGCATATGGTACAACAGCATCCCCAAGGACAACATCGTGTGGGTTGCCAATCGTGCTACGCCGATCACCGATCCTTCGTCTGCGACACTTGCCCTGACAGGCGGATCCAACCTTGTTCTGTCCAATACTGACGGCCAGCTGCTTTGGATGGCAAACGTCAGTGCTCCAGGAAACTTGTCATCGTCAGAGAACATAAGTGGAGAAGCCACGCTTGACAACACTGGAAATTTTATCCTTCGGACATCAGAGGGTGCCGTCCTATGGCAAAGCTTTGATTACCCAACCGACACTCTTCTCCCTGGCATGAACCTTAGAGTAACCCACAATAGACATGCACTACAATGGCTGATTTCTTGGAAGGACCCCCAGGATCCATCCTCCAGTAGCTTCTCCTACGGCGCAGATCCTGATCAGTTTCTGCAGCGCATCATCTGGAACGGCTCAAGGCCATACCGGCGAAGTCCGGTATGGAGGAACTACTTGGTAGTTGGGTCATATATGGAGAGTGTCAAGTCCACTATCTACATGACAATAAGCCGAATTGAGGATGAGATCTATATCTCCTTTGGCATTCCAGGTGTCTCCTCAACTGTAAAGATCAAAATGGACTACTCAGGGAAGATAAAGATCCAAGTCTGGAACAGCAGCATGTTGGAGTGGAATGTCCTGCAGGCAGAGCCTGTCCATGACTGCAATACATATGGATACTGTGGCGCATTTGGTTACTGTGATAACACAGAGCTTATTCCTACATGCAAGTGTTTCGATGGTTTCGAGCCACTAAGCAAGAAAGACGGGGGTGATGGTAGGTTTTGGGAAGGATGCCGCCGCAAGGAGACAATAATATGTGGTCGAGAAAATAGGTTCTTAACCTTGACGGACATGAAAATTCCGGACAAATTCGTGTATGTCAAGAATAGAAGTTTTGACGAATGCTCAGCAGAATGCACTAGCAACTGCTCCTGCACAGCATATGCTTATGCCAATATGGGCACCACGGCTATCAATGGGGATGACACAAGATGCCTATTATGGATGGGAGATTTGATCGACACAGAGAAAAGCGTTGAAATTGGAGAAAATCTATACATTCGAGTTAACAGATTAAGtg ATAAAAGGAGGAGTAATATACTGAAAATTACTCTGCCAGTTGTATCAAGTTTGCTCATACTCATATGCATGTGGCTTGTTTGGATCTACAACTGCCAAG CCAAACAAAGGAACAAGAAAATCTGGAAGAAGATGATATCTGAAGCTTTGAGCACTTCTGATGAACTTGTGGATGGAAAGTTTCCCTTTATTAGCTTCCGAGAAATTGTACTAGCAACAAACAATTTTTCTAGCTCCAACATGCTTGGGCATGGAGGTTTCGGCAATGTTTATAAG GGAACATTAGAGTGTGGTAAACCAATTGCTGTGAAAAGGCTTAGTAAGGGTTCTGGCCAGGGGATATTGGAGTTCAGAAATGAAGCAATTCTCATTGCAAAGTTGCAACACAGAAACCTAGTTAAATTTCTTGGTTTCTGCATACATGGAGATGAGAAAATATTAATATATGAATACTTGCCAAACAAAAGTTTGGATGCCTTCCTTTTTA ATTCCACAAGGAAACCATTACTTCATTGGTCAATAAGATTTAATATAATCATAGGGATAGCTAGAGGACTTCTTTATCttcatcaagattcaagactgAAGATAATCCACAGGGATCTCAAAGCAAACAACATATTATTGGATGATGAAATGAGCCCCAAGATATCTGATTTTGGTATGGCAAGAATATTTGATGGTACCCAGCAACAAGGAAACACCAACCGTGTTGTCGGCACATA TGGTTACATGTCGCCTGAATATGCTTTGGAAGGTGTGTTTTCTGTCAAGTCTGATGTGTATGGATTTGGAGTTTTAGTTCTAGAGATTGTGAGTGGATCAAAGATCACCTCTATGCACATAACAGAAGATTTCCCCAACCTTATAGCCTAC GCATGGAGCTTATGGAAGGATGGGAACACAAAAGATTTTGTTGACTCATCAATTGTGGAGACCTGTTCGCTTGATGAGACTTCGCGGTGTATCCATATAGGGCTCTTGTGTGTTCAGGACAACCCAAATGCTCGGCCACTCACGTCATCAATTGTGTCAAATCTGGAGAATGGAGATACATCACTTCCACATCCAAAGCAGCCAATATACTTTGCAGAAAGGAACTATGGAACTCATGAGGCAGCAGAAGAAGCTATTGTGAGTTCTGCAAATACTATGAGTATTACAGCGTTGGAGGGACGCTAG